One Pseudomonas tolaasii NCPPB 2192 genomic window carries:
- the acs gene encoding acetate--CoA ligase, with translation MFDISTFPAADAVRRAAQLSQEDYKRLYRQSIEHPDTFWAEQANSFLDWIKPWHSVQQSDIKTGAAQWFAGGQLNVSYNCIDRHLAQRADQPAFIWEGDDPANASKISYRQLHQNVSRLANVLKSRGVKKGDRVCIYMPMIPEAAYAMLACTRIGAVHSVVFGGFSPDALRDRILDADCRTVFTADEGVRGGKPVALKQNVDKALASCPNVSTVVVVERTGAKVNWSEGRDLRYQQAVDAASDDCPPEPMDAEDPLFILYTSGSTGKPKGVLHTNGGYLLQAAMTFKYVLDYRDGEVFWCTADVGWVTGHSYIVYGPLANGATSLMFEGVPSYPDSSRFWQVIDKHQVNIFYTAPTALRALMREGHGPLENTSRASLRLLGSVGEPINPEAWDWYFNAVGEQRCPIVDTWWQTETGGIMLSPLVSAQRIKPGCATQPMFGVQPVLLDEQGKVLEGAASGVLAIKASWPGQIRSVYGDPQRMIDTYFKPYPGYYFTGDGARRDEDGDYWITGRIDDVINVSGHRIGTAEVESALVLHDQVAEAAVVGYPHDVKGQGIYAFVTPMNGIEPSDELRKHLLELVSKEIGSFAKPELIQWAPALPKTRSGKIMRRILRKIACNELDSLGDTSTLADPSVVDGLIDKRLNR, from the coding sequence ATGTTCGATATCAGCACATTCCCCGCCGCCGATGCCGTTCGCCGGGCTGCGCAACTCAGTCAAGAGGACTACAAGCGCCTCTATCGCCAATCCATCGAACACCCCGACACCTTCTGGGCCGAGCAGGCAAACAGCTTTCTTGACTGGATAAAACCCTGGCACAGCGTGCAACAGTCAGACATCAAGACTGGCGCTGCCCAATGGTTCGCCGGCGGCCAGCTGAACGTCAGCTACAACTGCATCGACCGCCACCTGGCGCAACGCGCCGATCAGCCGGCCTTCATTTGGGAAGGCGATGACCCTGCAAACGCGTCAAAAATCTCCTACCGCCAACTTCACCAAAACGTCAGCCGCCTGGCCAATGTGCTGAAAAGCCGTGGCGTGAAGAAAGGCGATCGGGTGTGCATCTATATGCCGATGATTCCGGAAGCGGCCTACGCCATGCTGGCCTGCACACGGATTGGCGCCGTGCACTCGGTGGTGTTTGGTGGCTTTTCGCCGGATGCCCTGCGCGACCGCATCCTCGACGCCGACTGCCGCACGGTGTTTACCGCCGATGAAGGCGTGCGTGGCGGCAAGCCGGTGGCTCTCAAGCAGAACGTGGACAAGGCGCTCGCCAGTTGCCCGAACGTCAGCACGGTTGTGGTGGTTGAACGCACCGGCGCCAAGGTGAACTGGAGCGAAGGCCGCGACCTCAGGTATCAACAGGCCGTGGACGCCGCCAGCGACGACTGCCCGCCCGAGCCGATGGATGCCGAAGACCCGCTGTTTATCCTCTACACCTCCGGCAGCACCGGCAAACCCAAGGGCGTGCTGCACACCAACGGCGGTTACCTGCTGCAAGCGGCGATGACGTTCAAATACGTGCTCGACTACCGCGACGGCGAAGTGTTCTGGTGCACCGCCGACGTGGGCTGGGTCACCGGTCACAGCTACATCGTCTACGGCCCTTTGGCCAACGGTGCGACGTCGCTGATGTTCGAAGGCGTGCCGAGTTACCCCGACAGCTCGCGCTTTTGGCAAGTTATCGATAAACATCAGGTGAATATCTTCTACACCGCGCCCACAGCCCTGCGCGCCTTGATGCGCGAAGGCCACGGTCCGCTGGAGAACACCTCGCGCGCCAGCCTGCGCCTGCTCGGCAGCGTCGGCGAACCGATCAACCCGGAAGCCTGGGACTGGTACTTCAACGCCGTCGGCGAACAACGCTGCCCGATTGTGGATACCTGGTGGCAAACCGAAACCGGCGGCATCATGCTCAGCCCGCTGGTCAGCGCCCAACGCATCAAACCCGGCTGCGCGACCCAACCGATGTTTGGCGTGCAACCCGTGCTGCTGGATGAGCAAGGCAAGGTCCTGGAAGGCGCCGCCAGCGGTGTGCTGGCGATCAAAGCCAGTTGGCCGGGGCAGATTCGCAGTGTGTATGGCGACCCGCAGCGCATGATCGACACCTACTTCAAACCCTACCCCGGCTATTACTTCACCGGCGACGGCGCGCGCCGCGACGAGGATGGCGACTACTGGATCACCGGGCGCATTGATGACGTGATCAACGTGTCCGGCCACCGCATCGGCACCGCCGAGGTGGAAAGCGCGCTGGTGCTGCACGACCAAGTGGCCGAAGCCGCGGTGGTCGGCTACCCCCATGACGTCAAAGGCCAGGGCATCTACGCGTTTGTCACGCCCATGAATGGCATCGAGCCCAGCGACGAGCTGAGAAAACATCTGCTGGAGCTGGTCAGCAAGGAAATCGGCAGCTTCGCCAAGCCGGAACTCATCCAGTGGGCACCGGCGCTGCCGAAAACCCGTTCGGGCAAGATCATGCGGCGGATTCTGCGCAAGATCGCCTGCAACGAACTGGACAGCCTCGGCGACACCTCGACCCTGGCCGACCCGAGCGTGGTCGACGGGCTGATCGACAAACGCCTGAACCGTTAA
- a CDS encoding class I SAM-dependent rRNA methyltransferase produces MSPLNQALRAALNYRQDLINELHAQGTDCYRLFHGSQEGAGGLTIDRYGPQLLVQSFHQSLQTADLLELHELINQFMGLELLLVYNDRSRGNSRIDREDTVYRAEPAALEDLVGHEWGLNYRVRGRHAGQDPLLFLDLRNTRGWVKDHSAGKSVLNLFAYTCGVGLSAAAGGAREVCNLDFAEGNLAVGRENGLLNPQLPAMAFVQSDYFPAIRQLAGLPITQRRGQKLPRYPRLEPRQYDLVLLDPPAWAKSAFGTVDLLRDYQSLLKPALLATADNGVLICCNNLAKVSMDDWREQVLRCAEKAGRPVREWQVMKPGADFPSQDQQPPLKTLILQL; encoded by the coding sequence ATGTCTCCCTTGAATCAGGCGCTGCGCGCCGCCCTCAATTACCGCCAGGACCTGATCAACGAACTGCACGCCCAGGGCACCGACTGCTACCGGCTGTTCCACGGCAGCCAGGAAGGCGCCGGCGGCCTGACCATCGACCGCTACGGCCCGCAATTGCTGGTGCAGAGCTTTCACCAGTCGCTGCAAACCGCTGACTTGCTCGAGCTGCATGAGCTGATCAACCAGTTCATGGGCCTGGAATTGCTGCTGGTCTACAACGACCGCTCCCGTGGCAACTCGCGCATCGACCGTGAAGACACGGTGTACCGCGCCGAGCCTGCGGCACTGGAAGACCTGGTCGGCCACGAATGGGGCCTCAATTACCGAGTGCGCGGGCGCCACGCCGGGCAAGACCCGCTGCTGTTCCTGGACCTGCGCAACACCCGCGGCTGGGTCAAGGACCACAGCGCCGGCAAAAGCGTGCTGAACCTGTTCGCCTACACCTGTGGCGTAGGCTTGAGCGCGGCGGCCGGTGGCGCGCGTGAGGTGTGCAACCTGGACTTTGCCGAAGGCAACCTGGCGGTGGGTCGCGAAAACGGCCTGTTGAACCCGCAACTGCCGGCAATGGCGTTCGTGCAGTCCGACTATTTCCCGGCGATTCGCCAACTGGCGGGCCTGCCGATCACCCAGCGCCGCGGTCAGAAACTGCCGAGGTACCCCCGCCTTGAACCGCGTCAATATGACCTGGTGTTGCTCGATCCGCCGGCCTGGGCCAAGAGCGCATTCGGCACCGTCGACCTGCTGCGTGATTACCAGAGTCTGCTCAAGCCCGCCTTGCTGGCCACCGCCGACAATGGCGTGCTGATCTGCTGCAACAACCTGGCAAAAGTCAGCATGGATGACTGGCGGGAACAGGTGCTGCGCTGCGCCGAAAAGGCCGGGCGACCGGTACGCGAGTGGCAAGTCATGAAGCCAGGGGCGGACTTTCCGTCACAGGATCAGCAGCCGCCGTTGAAGACCCTTATCCTGCAACTGTAA
- a CDS encoding DUF748 domain-containing protein produces MPKGLIRAIGALLTALALYSLLGFLILPGIALRIANQQLANYATTPARIERIELNPFSLELTLWGLKIGEPGKEQVGFERLYANLQIDSLWTRALHLADVQLDQPKTEVLFDKSGQLNLAQLFKLPPSEPTPTDPDAKPFPLRIDSIKLAGGYVHFQDLRPSEPIEFLYDKLDFELKNLSTLPEDNADMTLVAAGPEGGQIDWKGNFSLVPITSEGTLKVTDGKMKAWWPYVRDAVPLVLENGVLNFSTDYKFSLAKETELNLTNTAASIAPFAIKAPDGRPLVRLERLDVSDTTVDLAKQQVVVGKIRSNKLETWAAREADGQLDWQKLFASQPSKPAKKPEPVTAPATADSPKAEPAAPSKPWQVLLKDVQLRNYQVHLADRQVKPEVALELGPLNVDVQNFDSLNGSPFNLKVDSGLGKQGKIQATGEVNLNPVSAKLKVNTQDIDLRVAQAYISPFIRLELRSGMLGSNLDVNLKSTEPLALQVTGRAQVDQLHTLDTLKTRDFVKWQRLVLEGVNYQHGDSLSIDKVNLLQPYARFMINDDRTTNVDDLLIPQPADTGAKSAAAKPAAGKDKPLGIHIGQIAINDGSANFADFSLTPNFATAIQQLNGQIGTIDSRQAKPASVDIKGKVDRYAPVTIKGSVNPFDPMAALDIATSFKRVELTTLTPYSGKFAGFRIRKGRLNLDLHYVITKGQLKAENKVVVEQLQLGEKVDSADAVDLPIRLAIALLKDTDGKISIELPVSGDLNNPQFSVMPIVWQTLRNLVVRAATAPFKFIGGLITGGGSEDLGNVSFAAGSSELSKDAEGALNTLAKALKERPTLRLEIEGTAAASSDGPFIAAERLEREYQYNYYKILQRRGDKVPAQASLLVVPEKEKAPLLEGIYRTRLKQQPPAEWKDLSSDDRTAKLRDGLIKFWGASDVLLRQLGQDRASAIKDYLVDKGQLEDDRVYFIDANLGQAEKDGRVVTPMHLDAE; encoded by the coding sequence ATGCCCAAAGGATTGATTCGCGCCATCGGCGCCTTGTTGACTGCGCTTGCCCTGTACAGCTTGCTGGGCTTTTTGATTTTGCCCGGCATTGCCCTTCGTATTGCCAACCAGCAACTGGCCAATTACGCCACGACGCCCGCGCGTATCGAGCGCATCGAGCTCAACCCCTTCAGCCTGGAACTGACGTTGTGGGGCTTGAAGATCGGCGAACCGGGCAAGGAACAAGTGGGTTTCGAACGCCTTTACGCCAACCTGCAAATCGACAGCCTGTGGACCCGCGCCCTGCACCTGGCCGACGTGCAACTGGATCAGCCCAAGACCGAAGTGCTGTTCGACAAATCCGGCCAGTTGAACTTGGCGCAGTTGTTCAAGCTGCCACCGAGCGAGCCGACTCCGACCGATCCGGACGCCAAACCCTTCCCGCTGCGCATCGACAGCATCAAGCTGGCCGGCGGTTATGTGCACTTCCAGGACCTGCGCCCCAGCGAGCCGATCGAATTTCTCTACGACAAACTCGACTTCGAGCTGAAAAACCTCAGCACCTTGCCCGAAGACAACGCCGACATGACCCTGGTGGCGGCTGGTCCCGAGGGCGGGCAGATTGACTGGAAAGGCAATTTCAGCCTGGTGCCGATCACCTCAGAAGGCACATTGAAAGTCACCGACGGCAAGATGAAAGCCTGGTGGCCTTACGTGCGTGACGCGGTGCCGCTGGTGCTTGAGAACGGCGTGCTGAACTTCAGCACCGATTACAAATTCAGCCTGGCCAAAGAAACCGAGCTGAACCTGACTAACACTGCCGCCAGCATCGCGCCATTTGCCATCAAGGCACCGGACGGCCGCCCGCTGGTGCGCCTCGAACGCTTGGACGTGAGTGACACCACGGTGGACCTGGCCAAGCAGCAAGTGGTTGTCGGCAAAATTCGCAGCAACAAACTGGAAACCTGGGCCGCCCGCGAAGCCGATGGCCAACTGGATTGGCAGAAACTGTTCGCCAGCCAACCGAGCAAACCCGCCAAGAAGCCAGAGCCGGTAACAGCCCCTGCCACCGCCGACTCGCCCAAGGCAGAACCTGCCGCGCCGAGCAAACCCTGGCAGGTGCTGCTCAAGGATGTGCAACTGCGCAACTATCAAGTGCACTTGGCAGACCGTCAGGTCAAACCCGAGGTTGCACTGGAACTCGGCCCGCTGAATGTGGATGTACAGAATTTCGACAGCCTCAACGGCAGCCCCTTTAACCTGAAGGTCGATAGCGGCCTGGGCAAACAGGGCAAGATCCAGGCGACCGGCGAGGTCAACCTCAACCCGGTCAGCGCCAAGCTGAAAGTGAACACCCAGGACATTGACCTGCGAGTCGCTCAGGCCTACATCAGCCCGTTTATTCGCCTGGAACTGCGCAGCGGCATGCTCGGCAGCAACCTGGACGTGAACCTGAAAAGCACCGAGCCCCTGGCGCTTCAAGTCACCGGCCGGGCGCAGGTTGACCAGTTGCACACACTGGACACCCTCAAGACCCGCGACTTCGTGAAATGGCAGCGCTTGGTACTCGAAGGCGTGAATTACCAACACGGCGACAGCCTGTCGATCGACAAGGTGAACCTGCTGCAGCCGTATGCGCGCTTCATGATCAATGATGACCGCACCACCAACGTCGATGACCTGTTGATTCCACAACCGGCCGACACCGGCGCCAAGTCCGCAGCCGCCAAGCCGGCCGCCGGCAAAGACAAGCCGCTGGGCATTCATATTGGCCAGATTGCAATCAACGACGGCTCGGCCAACTTTGCCGACTTCAGCCTCACGCCCAACTTCGCCACGGCGATTCAACAGCTCAACGGGCAGATCGGCACCATCGACAGCCGCCAGGCCAAACCGGCCAGCGTCGACATCAAGGGCAAGGTGGACCGCTATGCGCCGGTGACCATCAAAGGCAGTGTCAATCCATTCGATCCGATGGCGGCCCTGGATATCGCCACCAGCTTCAAACGCGTAGAACTGACCACGCTGACGCCGTATTCCGGCAAGTTTGCCGGTTTCCGTATCCGCAAAGGCCGTCTGAACCTCGACTTGCACTATGTGATCACCAAAGGTCAGTTGAAGGCTGAAAACAAAGTGGTGGTCGAACAGCTGCAACTGGGTGAGAAGGTCGACAGCGCCGACGCCGTGGACCTGCCGATTCGCCTGGCGATTGCGTTGCTCAAGGACACTGACGGCAAAATCTCCATCGAACTGCCGGTGTCCGGCGACCTCAACAACCCGCAATTCAGCGTGATGCCGATTGTGTGGCAGACCCTGCGTAACCTGGTGGTGCGCGCGGCGACGGCGCCGTTCAAGTTCATTGGTGGGTTGATTACCGGGGGCGGCTCGGAGGATTTGGGTAACGTTTCCTTCGCTGCCGGCTCCAGCGAGCTGAGCAAAGACGCCGAGGGCGCGCTCAACACACTGGCCAAGGCGCTGAAAGAACGCCCTACCCTGCGCCTGGAAATTGAAGGTACAGCGGCGGCCAGCAGCGACGGCCCGTTCATCGCGGCAGAACGCCTGGAACGTGAATACCAGTACAACTACTACAAGATTCTTCAGCGCCGCGGCGACAAGGTTCCAGCCCAGGCTTCATTGCTGGTGGTTCCCGAAAAGGAAAAGGCGCCTTTGCTCGAAGGCATCTATCGCACCCGCTTGAAACAACAGCCGCCGGCGGAATGGAAAGACTTGAGCAGCGACGACCGCACAGCCAAGCTGCGTGATGGTTTGATCAAGTTTTGGGGGGCCAGCGACGTCTTGCTGCGCCAGTTGGGCCAGGACCGTGCCAGCGCGATCAAGGACTACCTGGTGGATAAAGGGCAGCTGGAAGACGACCGGGTGTATTTCATTGATGCCAACCTGGGGCAGGCGGAGAAAGATGGTCGAGTGGTGACACCGATGCATCTGGATGCCGAGTAA
- a CDS encoding BON domain-containing protein, translating into MKKFALATATALTLAMGANVAFAQTSQAPMTLAAGEATKAKESVSDTWITTKVKSDLLTEKGIPGSDIKVETNKGVVSLSSTVAISDSQKATAVAITKKIKGVTAVSADGLLAGGATKADNVDKTKSAAAGAKETTSDTWITTKVKADLVTEKGIPGTDIKVETNKGVVSLSSTAAVTEAQKTTAVNIAKKIKGVKAVSADGLKAE; encoded by the coding sequence ATGAAGAAGTTCGCTCTCGCTACTGCTACCGCTCTGACTCTGGCCATGGGTGCTAACGTAGCCTTTGCTCAGACTTCCCAAGCCCCTATGACGTTGGCGGCAGGTGAAGCTACCAAGGCTAAAGAAAGCGTCTCGGATACCTGGATCACCACCAAGGTTAAATCCGACCTGCTGACCGAGAAGGGCATTCCTGGTTCGGACATCAAGGTTGAAACCAACAAAGGTGTGGTTTCCCTGTCCTCGACAGTCGCTATCTCCGATTCGCAGAAAGCCACTGCTGTAGCGATCACCAAGAAAATCAAAGGCGTAACCGCTGTTTCGGCTGACGGCCTGCTGGCCGGCGGCGCTACCAAGGCAGACAACGTCGACAAAACCAAAAGTGCAGCCGCCGGTGCCAAAGAAACCACCTCTGACACCTGGATCACTACCAAAGTGAAAGCTGACCTGGTGACCGAGAAAGGCATTCCGGGTACCGACATTAAAGTTGAAACCAATAAAGGCGTGGTTTCCCTGTCATCGACTGCTGCAGTGACCGAAGCACAGAAGACAACCGCAGTAAACATCGCCAAGAAAATCAAAGGCGTTAAAGCTGTATCGGCCGATGGCCTGAAAGCAGAGTAA
- the pnp gene encoding polyribonucleotide nucleotidyltransferase, with protein MNPVIKKFQFGQSTVTLETGRIARQASGAVLVTVDDDVTVLVTVVGAKTADPSKGFFPLSVHYQEKTYAAGKIPGGFFKREGRPSEKETLTSRLIDRPIRPLFPEGFMNEVQVVCTVVSTSKKTDPDIAAMIGTSAALAISGIPFDGPIGAARVAFHESTGYLLNPTYEQLKASSLDMVVAGTSEAVLMVESEAKELTEDQMLGAVLFAHDEFQAVIKAVTELAAEAAKPTWTWAPQAEATELLGAIRSEFGAAISDAYTITVKADRYARLGELKDQVVAKLSGEEGQPSSSDVKAAFGEIEYRTVRENIVNGKPRIDGRDTRTVRPLNIEVGVLPKTHGSALFTRGETQALVVATLGTARDAQLLDTLEGEKKDPFMLHYNFPPFSVGECGRMGGAGRREIGHGRLARRSVQAMLPAADVFPYTIRVVSEITESNGSSSMASVCGASLALMDAGVPMKAPVAGIAMGLVKEGEKFAILTDILGDEDHLGDMDFKVAGTAKGVTALQMDIKIKGITEEIMEIALGQALEARLNILGQMNQIIGQSRTELSENAPTMIAMKIDTDKIRDVIGKGGATIRAICEETKASIDIEDDGSIKIFGETKEAAEAARQRVLGITAEAEIGKIYVGKVERIVDFGAFVNILPGKDGLVHISMLSDARVEKVTDILKEGQEVEVLVLDVDNRGRIKLSIKDVAAAKASGV; from the coding sequence GTGAACCCGGTTATCAAAAAATTCCAGTTCGGTCAGTCGACCGTTACCCTCGAGACAGGCCGTATCGCCCGTCAAGCCTCCGGCGCAGTGCTGGTCACCGTTGACGACGACGTTACCGTTCTGGTGACCGTGGTAGGCGCCAAGACCGCTGACCCGAGCAAAGGCTTCTTCCCTCTGTCCGTTCACTACCAGGAAAAGACTTACGCTGCCGGTAAGATCCCTGGCGGTTTCTTCAAGCGCGAAGGCCGTCCTTCCGAGAAAGAAACCCTGACTTCCCGACTGATCGACCGTCCGATCCGTCCGCTGTTCCCGGAAGGCTTCATGAACGAAGTGCAGGTAGTCTGCACCGTCGTTTCCACCAGCAAGAAGACCGATCCGGACATCGCTGCGATGATCGGTACCTCGGCTGCCCTGGCCATCTCCGGCATTCCTTTTGATGGCCCGATCGGCGCTGCCCGTGTTGCGTTCCACGAAAGCACCGGCTACCTGCTGAACCCGACTTACGAGCAACTGAAAGCATCGAGCCTGGACATGGTCGTTGCCGGTACCTCGGAAGCCGTATTGATGGTTGAGTCGGAAGCCAAAGAGCTGACCGAAGACCAGATGCTGGGCGCCGTACTGTTCGCCCACGACGAGTTCCAGGCTGTTATCAAGGCTGTCACCGAACTCGCTGCCGAAGCCGCCAAGCCAACCTGGACCTGGGCTCCGCAAGCTGAAGCGACCGAACTGCTGGGCGCAATCCGCTCCGAGTTCGGCGCTGCCATCTCCGACGCCTACACCATCACCGTCAAGGCCGACCGTTACGCTCGCCTGGGCGAGCTGAAGGATCAGGTTGTGGCCAAGCTGTCCGGTGAAGAAGGCCAACCTTCCTCCAGCGACGTCAAAGCGGCTTTCGGCGAAATCGAATACCGCACCGTTCGCGAAAACATCGTTAACGGCAAGCCACGTATCGACGGTCGCGACACCCGCACCGTGCGCCCTCTGAACATCGAAGTCGGCGTTCTGCCGAAGACTCACGGTTCGGCGCTGTTCACCCGTGGTGAAACCCAGGCCCTGGTCGTCGCGACCCTGGGCACCGCCCGTGACGCACAACTGCTGGACACCCTGGAAGGCGAGAAAAAAGACCCGTTCATGCTGCACTACAACTTCCCTCCGTTCTCGGTGGGCGAGTGTGGTCGTATGGGTGGCGCTGGCCGCCGCGAAATCGGTCACGGCCGTCTGGCCCGTCGTTCGGTACAGGCCATGCTGCCTGCTGCTGACGTGTTCCCGTACACCATCCGTGTCGTGTCGGAAATCACCGAGTCCAACGGTTCCAGCTCCATGGCTTCCGTTTGCGGTGCTTCCCTGGCACTGATGGACGCCGGTGTGCCGATGAAGGCGCCGGTTGCCGGTATCGCCATGGGTCTGGTTAAAGAAGGCGAGAAGTTCGCCATCCTGACCGACATCCTGGGTGACGAAGACCACCTGGGCGACATGGACTTCAAGGTAGCCGGTACCGCCAAAGGCGTGACCGCGCTGCAGATGGACATCAAGATCAAGGGCATCACCGAAGAAATCATGGAAATCGCTCTGGGCCAAGCCCTGGAAGCGCGCCTGAACATCCTCGGTCAGATGAACCAGATCATCGGTCAGTCCCGTACCGAACTGTCGGAAAATGCTCCGACCATGATCGCGATGAAAATCGACACCGACAAAATCCGTGATGTTATCGGTAAAGGCGGCGCGACCATCCGTGCGATCTGCGAAGAGACCAAGGCCTCGATCGACATCGAAGACGATGGTTCGATCAAGATCTTCGGCGAAACCAAGGAAGCGGCTGAAGCAGCTCGTCAGCGCGTTCTGGGTATCACCGCTGAGGCCGAGATCGGCAAGATCTACGTTGGTAAGGTTGAGCGCATCGTCGACTTCGGCGCGTTCGTCAACATCCTGCCGGGCAAAGACGGTCTGGTGCACATCTCCATGCTGAGCGACGCTCGCGTTGAGAAAGTGACCGACATTCTGAAAGAAGGCCAGGAAGTGGAAGTGCTGGTACTGGACGTGGACAACCGCGGCCGTATCAAGCTGTCCATCAAGGACGTAGCAGCAGCCAAGGCTTCGGGCGTTTAA
- the rpsO gene encoding 30S ribosomal protein S15 has translation MALDVQEKAQIVADYQQAVGDTGSPEVQVALLTHNINKLQGHFKANGKDHHSRRGLIRMVNQRRKLLDYLKGKDLGRYQTLIGRLGLRR, from the coding sequence ATGGCTCTCGACGTTCAAGAAAAAGCACAAATCGTTGCTGACTATCAGCAAGCTGTTGGTGACACTGGTTCGCCAGAAGTGCAAGTTGCACTGCTGACCCACAACATCAACAAGCTGCAAGGTCACTTCAAGGCCAACGGTAAAGATCACCACTCCCGTCGTGGTCTGATCCGCATGGTAAACCAGCGCCGTAAGCTGCTGGACTACCTGAAAGGCAAGGATCTGGGTCGTTATCAGACTCTGATCGGTCGCCTGGGTCTGCGTCGCTAA
- the truB gene encoding tRNA pseudouridine(55) synthase TruB, which yields MAQVKRIRRNVSGIILLDKPIGFTSNAALQKVRWLLNAEKAGHTGSLDPLATGVLPLCFGEATKFSQYLLDSDKGYETLMQLGKTTTTADAEGDVLQVRDVTVGRADIEAVLPAFRGQISQIPPMYSALKRDGQPLYKLARAGEVVEREARSVTIARLELLASEGDTARLSVDCSKGTYIRTLVEDIGEQLGCGAYVAELRRTQAGPFTLAQTVTLEELEAVHAEGGNEAVDRFLMPSDSGLLDWPLLHFSEHSAFYWLNGQPVRAPDAPKFGMVRVQDHNGRFIGIGEVSEDGRIAPRRLIRSE from the coding sequence GTGGCTCAGGTCAAACGTATCCGTCGCAATGTCAGCGGCATCATTCTGCTCGACAAGCCCATTGGTTTTACCTCCAATGCCGCGTTGCAGAAGGTCCGCTGGCTGCTCAATGCCGAGAAGGCAGGGCACACCGGCAGCCTCGACCCCCTGGCCACCGGCGTGTTGCCGTTGTGCTTTGGCGAGGCCACCAAGTTCTCGCAATACCTGCTCGATTCCGACAAGGGTTACGAAACCCTCATGCAGCTGGGCAAGACCACCACCACGGCTGACGCCGAAGGTGACGTTTTGCAGGTTCGCGACGTGACCGTTGGTCGTGCTGATATCGAAGCCGTTTTACCCGCTTTTCGCGGGCAAATCAGTCAGATACCGCCGATGTACTCGGCGCTCAAGCGTGATGGCCAGCCTCTTTACAAGCTGGCGCGTGCCGGTGAAGTAGTGGAGCGTGAAGCGCGTTCTGTTACTATTGCGCGTCTTGAATTGCTCGCCAGTGAGGGCGACACCGCGCGATTGTCGGTGGACTGCAGCAAAGGCACCTATATTCGTACCCTGGTGGAAGATATTGGTGAGCAACTGGGCTGTGGTGCATACGTTGCAGAACTGCGACGTACTCAAGCCGGACCTTTCACCCTGGCTCAGACGGTCACGCTGGAAGAGTTGGAAGCGGTACACGCCGAAGGCGGCAATGAAGCGGTTGATCGCTTCCTGATGCCATCGGACAGCGGTTTGCTCGACTGGCCATTGCTGCATTTTTCGGAGCACAGCGCGTTCTACTGGCTCAACGGCCAGCCGGTACGTGCCCCGGACGCTCCGAAGTTCGGCATGGTGCGGGTACAGGATCATAATGGTCGCTTCATCGGGATCGGTGAAGTGAGCGAAGACGGGCGCATCGCGCCGCGTCGACTGATTCGGTCAGAATGA
- the rbfA gene encoding 30S ribosome-binding factor RbfA — protein sequence MAKEYSRTQRIGDQMQRELAQLIRREVKDPRVGLVTITAVEVSRDVGHAKIFITVMGQDSSEEIAQSIKVLNSAAGFLRMQLAREMKLRSVPQLHFHYDESVVRGAHLSALIERAVAEDSQHPSTPEDAKE from the coding sequence ATGGCAAAAGAATACAGCCGTACCCAGCGTATCGGCGATCAGATGCAGCGCGAGCTGGCCCAACTGATCCGTCGCGAAGTCAAAGACCCGCGCGTAGGCCTGGTCACCATCACCGCCGTTGAAGTGAGCCGTGACGTGGGTCACGCCAAAATCTTCATCACCGTGATGGGCCAGGACAGCAGCGAAGAAATCGCACAAAGCATCAAGGTGCTCAACTCGGCAGCAGGCTTCCTGCGCATGCAGTTGGCCCGTGAAATGAAACTGCGCAGTGTTCCGCAGCTGCACTTCCACTACGACGAAAGCGTCGTGCGTGGCGCGCACCTGTCGGCACTCATCGAGCGCGCCGTGGCTGAAGACAGCCAGCACCCGTCCACACCTGAAGACGCCAAGGAGTAA